The genomic window TAGAAAATCCAAAAAACTGATGTTTTATCCCGGTTTGTAGAGTATAAATTTCACCAAATCAAAAAGCAACACACTCACATTGAATGCGTTGCTTCTATCCAGCCTTGCGCTTATATCCTATTCCTCAATTATGCTGTTTAGCTTCTTATCAAAAGTATATACTTGGTACCCCTTCACTTTATTATAGGCGTATAAAAGAGCATCAACAAAGTCCATCCGTCTTTTTACAAACAAAATGAGCGCTTCTTCTAGTATGTCGATATCATCGACATCAATATTATCGTATTTAAACAGTTCTAAAAGAGTATCACATATCTCGTCGTTTTTTACTTTGTACACTTTTTCCAGAACATAAACGACTTCAACTACTACCTCATTCAGCAATAATACCTTGTTATTTTCGATAATCGTTGCAGCTTTCGCTGACAAATCATCATGATCATTAAGCAAATATCTTAGGATAATGTTTGTATCAACGATTTTCATATTTATCCACCACGGCCTTAGACCAAGCATCGCTTTCTCGAGCTCGCAAAAACTCATTTTTATATTTTGACAACGCCCCCCTCAAGCTTTTTTTTCCCACTTGTTCTACCTCTTCTTTATCTGTATAGGGGAGGACAATGACTTCTACTTTCCTGTTTCTTAATTTCTCAGGTATATCTATAATTTTTTCTAAATCATTGCTGTTTTTTATGACTCTCACGAAATCCATGACTTTCGCTCCTTTCAACGAAAATGGAACTTCTTAAACATATTATACCATTTAACTGTACACGATAGCACGAAAATTCCTTTTGACATATTATATGTTTCATCAATGTTTGATTGCCGAGTTCACTTCTCGCTACATATAGGAACGGTTCCAACAACAGCGGATTCTTCAGCTTCTTGATGTGCTCGGAGAAATAAGCAACGCATCGACCTTCTTGTAGTCAAATGACGCTTCATACCCAACATCCTCCTGCCTGACTTCCACACCAAATTAGCGTTTCATTTTCACAATAAACCAGTCGAGCATCGTCTTCTCCTCTTACACATACTCTTTTTCCTTCAACGACACGAATCTCTCCCCGACAAACAATGACATGATCCAACAATCCAATTCCCACAATTCTCCCTGCCTCAACAAGCCTTCTCGTCACGTCAATGTCTTCCCTTGACAGCGTCGGGTCGGTCGAAAGACGCGAAACGTTGAAAAAACAAATCAAAAAGATTCATATCGAGTCAAGAGAAACGTATGGCAGTCCAAAAATCACAAAAATCCTTCAGAAACAAGGAGTGAAGGTCTCTCAGAAAACCGTCGCAAGAATCATGAAAGACGATGACATTCGTTCCAAAACGGAGAAAAAATATAAGGCCACCACGAATTCGAAGCATCATTTGCCTGTGTATCCCAACTTATTACATCAGCAGTTTGAAGTGGATAAGCCGAACAAAGTATGGGTGGCGGATATCACCTATATTTGGACGAAAGAAGGCTGGCTGTATTTCGCTTCGGTCATGGATTTGTTTTCTCGTAAAATCGTTGGCTAGTATCTTTCCGAACGAATGACAAAAGAGTTAGTGATCAAAGCATTAAACCGAGCCATCAACCAGAGAAAGCCTCAACCAGAGAAAGCCTCAACCAGGTCTGATTCACCATTCGGATCAAGGGAGCCAATATGCATCGAACGAGTATCAAGCTATTTTACGACAGCATGGAATGCAAACCAGCATGAGTCGAAAAGGAAACGGTTATGATAACGCATGTGCGGAATCGTTTCACAGCATCATCAAAAAGGAACTGATTTTCCACGAGACCTTTACAACAAGGGAAGAGGCCAAACATCGGATTTTTGAATATATTGAGTGTTTTTATAACTCTCAGCGAATTCATTCCGCTAACAAGTACATGTCTCCGATGGCATATGAGAAGCTGCATCAACACGGCAAAAAACAATCCTTCTCTGAATGAAGTCGCGATATGGCGGTTTCTTAATCCTCTTGATAAGGGGAAAGGTTTACCAACCATTCTCCTTATCAAGAGGCACCAAACGAAGTGCGGTAGTAGGAGTTAAAATGTTTCTCCATTCTATGTGTCTATTTTCTTGACATAATACCATTCGCTATTATAACCACCAACGTATACAAGGTGTTCTTCATTATCAAATACCGACTCAATATGCAAAGGCTAGTTAAAAACGAGCGCAGGTGGGCTGCATTTCCTCCTTCTCGTCTTACCTACCTCTCCTCAGAACTCCGTGGAGCTGTCAAGTGCTTTCCTTGACAGTTTCACAGGGTTCTGAGACACTGAAAAAAGACGAGAAAAGGAAAGGAACCAGAGTTCTATCACTCTGATTCCTTCACATTAACTGAATTTATATCGCAGTGCACTAGCACCGTTCCTTTAACTCCTCAATCTCCTCTACAGGAAGTTCCGTTAATTCGTGAATGGTGTGCACATCATATCCTTTGTCTAACATTCTTTTCGCAATATTTCGTTTCTCTTTCTTCTCATACGAAATCATTAATTCCAACACTTGTTCTTTTTCTTTTGTTTCCATTTCATTCACCTCGTTTCGCAACTGTTGTTCTTCCTCATCCGACAGCTTCACATATGTTTCAAAAAAGCCGATTAACAATCGTTGCTTTGCTTCGTCTAATTCCATACGCACAATCATTCGTAAAAACTGCTTTTTTAGTTCTACCCGTTCATTTTCAGTATACCCCATTTTGCTTAACAACGCAGCGGCGATTGGATTGTCGTGGCGAATGTAATCACGCCAATTTTGTTTGCGCAACTCAACTGTAAGAAATTGAAAGTGAAGCACATCGAAAAAAGGAAATTGGAGCGTAAACGATGAAGGCTCATTGCGAAGAGAATCGTAGCTAAATACCGCAATCGGCAACATTCGCTTTCGGTATTTCTCAAACAAGCGGCTAAAGTAAATAAACATTCGCTCTGGAAACGATGGCTGCACATAGCTTTGATTTTCGATATGGACGATAATGAGGCTATCCTCCCCTTTCAACTTCGTCTCAACAAGCAGATCGACGCGATACTTTTCCCCTGCCGTCACATCGGTAAACAGTTCCTCCGATAAAAACGCCACATGCTGAAAGTCGATATGCTCATGCACATGCGGGAAAAAGAGAAGAAGAAACTCTTCAAAAAACGTCATAATCATCTCTTTAAACAACCGATCATGATCAATGGCCATATATGCACCTCGCTTTCTGTTTTGTTGTGTATTTTCGATAAAAACGAGGAGATTCCTGCTTTAGGAATGAAAAACAGAGAGCCAATCAACGACTCTCTGTATCTGTCAACCTTCGGGATGTGACTGGCACGTATCCCATTTTGTTTTTCTAATGTGATGTCAATCAAACGAGCCATTTCTTCTCTTTTCTCCGCTCGATATAAGTCGTCCAATAAATGATGTAACAAATATAGATCCGTAATAAGGTCTATTTTATTTTGCATCGGTTTACTTTCCAAACCTAATCGTGCGCCTAAGTATTTTTTTATCGCCTGCTGGCTTTCGCTAATTCTTGCGCGTTCTTCCGCCATTCGAATGACTCTCGCCATACTTAGACCTCCATCAATTTTTCCACATACTCCTTATCAATGAACTTGTCGGACACCGCAATAATCGTCGCCAGTAAGCGTACTTGTTTTTCCTCGTCTTTTATTCGTTTAGCGAGTTCGACTGTCTCGATGGCTCGTTCTGAACGATTCACCGAGCTCTGCATTAATGGGAGGAAAATAAGATGCAACTCATCTAGATCTGTAAGCTCTTCTTCGTTCTCTATTTTTGTCCATAAATCTTGAATGATGGCATCACCGTCATAGTTTCTCATCAATGCTGCTTGTATATTATATTGGACAGAGCCATAGCTTTTTTGCTCTAACACCTTTTCGACATTAGAACCATAAATGACTACTGTTTTAATCGGCTTTTTGTACCTTTCATAAGCGCTCACATCGTATTGAAGGAACCGATCCAAATCCTTCTCATCAAACGTTGTCTGAAACTCAAGATGTAAGTACGTATCGTCCGCTAGCAAAAACAGAAAGTCCATTCTTCTGTCATTTACTGCAATAGTCGGCAAATCCACCGCTTCTACACGAACAATTGGAGCAGTCTGAATACCATAAAAGTCAAGAACCTTTTCTTTAAATTGAGCGGTCATATTGTGGAATATGATGTCATAATTATTATACGCAATATCGGTTTGCCCGCTCATCATCACACTTCCTTTCTTTTTATTTTACTACAATAAACAAAACGAAACTGAGGAGTTTGAAGGTGTGATTACTTTTGAAATGGATTCATGCTGTGAGCGAAGTTGGAGATGGAAATGATTCGTCATAAGACAATACGAAGCGAGCTCAAATGGTATTTTTTCATGAAGCTGTTCGAGGATATGCAAAAACGCACGAAAATCATTCGTTTCTTTAAACAACGAATCACGCCGATTTCCACGGCACACAATTTCACCTCACATGAACTTCCTTGCACATCCTTTCGACAAAAACGGGAAAAATCCTGCGAAAAATTTTTTGATACTCTGCACGCAAAACTAGTGACAGGCACGCTACCAACGGGTAACACTCATCCCACTTGTCAAACTAGCTATATCATTTGTATAATATAAGCAGATACTTCATAAAATAAAAAAGCTGAGTGCGGTGAACACTCAGCAGGCAACTACATGCCGCAAGAAGAGCGGCTGACCTTTAGATGTGTAACAGATAAAAAAGAAATAACCGTTTCACACCTTTGGTCGAGGGGGGGACGGTTATTTCTTTTTGTTTATATAGACGACGATGGTAACAGTCAATGTTAGCATTCCGATGAACACTAAGCTGAATTGCGCAATAAGACTCAATGCTTCATACGTCGTCATATTCCCACCTCCCTTCATCGGGGAAGTGGTCAACCGCCCACCCTGCTTATGTAGTTGCTACGGAGATTGTAACATTTTTCTATTCCTCTCGCAATTTCAACAACAGCTGCCGCAAAAAATGCCACAGCACATCAACAAAAATACAGAAAAAGAAACAGAGAGCCACTCAATGGCTCTCTGTTTCTATCAATCTTCGGGGCGTGATAGACATGCTCCCCAATTTATTTTACTTCAACAGTCACCGCAGTAGCAGCAATTGAAGTAGTTTCATCAGAACCTGTTACATCAGTCAATACTTTAAATAACAATGTTCCTTTCTTACCTTTATCACCATTAACTGTTGTGTAACCAACTACTGCATCTGTAGGAACTGTACCCACTAATGTTGAGTCAGCAGTTAATTTAAGTTTCAACATACCTAAACCAATGTCTGTACCCGATGTATAAGATGCATCACCATCCACATCTAGGTAAAGTAATCCTTCAGTTCCTGTATCTTCAGAAATACGCACTTTATGAAGTGTACTCTTAGATAGAGTAATGCCGTTCACGATATCATCTTCGTTACTGTAAGTCACATCAAGTACGTCTTCATAGTTGATTTTCGCGCCAACATAATCAACAGTAGGTACTGTTTTGAAATTAACCGTATTGATTTTAATTGGGTTATTAACAACTGTGATTGTAATTTTTTCAACTTTTCCACTTGCCGTATCTTTTAGTAAAACATCTGTCGTACCAGCTTTTAGCCCTGTGATTACGAAACCATAATCTCCTGACGTACCAACAATTTTAGCATTAAGAGTTGCACTTGTTGAACTACCAGTAGTGCTGCCATTAACATCTACAAATTGTGCCTTGGCAACAGTACCATCTACAACTTCAATTTCATAATTTTGCAACTCAATCGGATCCATATAAATTCCTTCAGTATTGTAACGGGACAGCTGGTATGTCACAGTTTTATCAGATTGTAAATCTAAAGTATTATCAGTCGACGCAGGTGCCTTAGAAATAACCTCTAATTTCTTACTACCTGTATTATCCACTGCAGAAACATTAACATAGAACGAACCAATCACATTACCATCTTTGTCTTTGAAGTAGAACGTACCACTTCCTGCTGCGTTACCTGTTAAGCTTACGGATACCTTTCCAATAGAGTTTGGTGTATCAGTTGTAAAGTCAGTAAATGTGACAATATCGTTTGATCCTGCAATTGGTACTACTTCAACGAGATCAGCAACTTGATTAACTCGGTACGGATCGCCATACTGATCTAAAGTCTTTACTGTAACAGTTTTTTGATAACCTTTGACAATACTTACACTTGCTGGATCTACGGTCACCTTCGAAAGCTTACGGGCAACATTCGTTACTGTAAAGTTAAACGTTTTTGTTACTTCACCGACTTTGATAGTAATTGTTGCAGTACCTGCCGATTCAGCAGTTAAAACACCGTTAGACACAGATACAACAGCTGGATTAGAAGTTTTCACTTCAAAAGCATTCGAAGAAACAACAACTTTCTCCCCAGCTACAGTTGCTTCCACTTTATATACTTTTGCTTTCTCGCCAGCAACTAATGTTGTGCTGTTCATGACATAGTCGTCATCTGATAATGAAACATTATATGCACTAGAAGAGTCATCAGTTTTGTCAATTCCAAAGTTATAGAATGTTACTGAATTAACTTCCGTAGCTTCAGTATCAAGGTTAACAACTTTAATGTTTGCAGTGTCAGTCACTAACGCTTCTCCAGCTCTCGTCACTTGAACTTCAACAGTATAGTCCCCTTTAGTAACAGGATGAGCGACTACACCAGTTGAAGAAGTATTGGTAGAAGATCCATCAAAGAAACCATTTGCAGCCGTACCATCAGCTTTTTTAGCGACGAAAGCCACTGAATAACCCGCCAACTTGAGATAATCCACATCTGCATCTTCGCCATTCACTTTAAACTTAACTCTTTGACCCGCACGATCGTCATCAAATGTTTGCGGTTCGATAGACACAGAAGTTACTTTGTACTCAAACTTAGTCGTAAAGTCTTTCTTTTCACCTTTAATTTTCACAGAAACTGTAGTATTAGCGTTAGGAGCAAGTTTATTTTCTAAAGATACCGTTGCCGCCTTTCCATCAGTATCTGGAACAACAGATAGAACTTTGTTACCTGCCACAGTTACATCTTCAGACTTCAAGAACTGTAAACCTGTACCTGTAATTTTTAAAGTTTTGGCACTAGGAGCACTTACAGCTTCAACTTTTAGTACAGGCACATCAACTTTTGTTTTGTCAGTTGTTTGACCTTTGTAAGATACGCTGTAAGATTTGCCTTCTTCTAACGCTGTTTTTGTTTTGATAACAACAACTGTTGTTTTTGCTTCAGCTGCTGCAGCGGCTTTGATTGATACAGATTCGATTTCAACGCCTTGGATAGCGAAGTCTTCTTTTTTCACTTCTTTCAATTCGCCGTTGAATGTTACTTCTAATGTGTTGAGGTCAACAACAGTTACACCAGTGATGTGTGCTGCTGTTACACCAACGTTCATCGCACGAACGACGAATGAAGCGAATTGACCGCGTGTTACGCTTTGTTTTGGCATGAATTCTGTGTTTTTCGTTACGCCGTTTGCTTCTAATGTTTGGATGTATTCACGCGCCCATGCGCCTGCTTTGTCAAGGTCAGTTACTTTTGTTGTGTGGTTTGCAGGTTTTGTTAATTTGAACGCTTCAACAACAACTTTCGCCATTTGTTCGCGAGTGATTGTTGCGTTCGGGTTGAAGTTACCCTTCTCGTCTCCGCTCATCACACCTGCTGCTTTCACGATCGCAACAGCTTCTGCTAATTCAGCGTTGCTTGCAGGAACGTCTGGGAAGCCCGCACCTTGCTCAGGAGCTTTTACGCCCGCATCTTTTAAAATGCGTGAGAAGATGATTGCAGCTTCACCGCGTGTTAATGATTTGTTTGGTTTGAATGTGTTGTCACCGTATCCTTTAATGTACCCTTTTGCTACTAATGTAGCGATGTCATCTGCATGCACGCTTCCTGCTACGTCTGTGAAAGAAGCTGCGCTTGCTACTGGTGCGATCGCTGAAGCAACAACTGCTGCAGAGACTGTACCAGCTAAAAATTTGCGATAAGACTTTGGTTGGTAAGCCATCGACATATTTCCTCCTTTTGTTTCTCTTTCTATTTAAGTTTAGCTAAATTTAAGAGATATGTATGTTTTCTCTATAAAACTCTTAAACTTAGCGAGTGAATGACTACAAACTACATTATAATTTTTTCCATGCATCGTGTCAACCATTTTTTGAACAGTTTTTCTTTGTTGGAATAACAAAACTTTTTCACATGTAGTCTTCCACCTATTCACCATTTTACCGAATGTTCGACTTTTTTCAATACCTATAAGCGTAAATTTTGTCAAAAACTTTTGTTACATAACTGTAAAATTACCATTCTCCTATTTATGATACACTTGGAATAGTGTGAAAATGTCGAAATTGCAAGAACAATAGCGAAGTGAGGTGTATCATGTGAGGCGGTTTGTTTCAGCATTGCTTTTGTTTTTTCTCTTCCCTTCCTTCGCTTATGCAAGCGATAGTTATGATCGGCTCGTTCCACTTGCGAAAAAATACGTCGGGGTGCCGTATCAATTCGGGGGAAGTTCAGAAAAAGGATTTGACTGTTCCGGGTTTACACGCCATGTGATGAGTGGGCTAGGGGTCACATTAGCGCGGACGACAGCGGAGCAGTATAAGCAAGGAAACGCAGTGAAGAAAGAAGATTTACGCGTTGGGGATCTCGTCTTTTTTGAAACGTATAAAAAAGGGCCGTCGCATGCAGGGATTTATATCGGCGACAATCGGTTTATTCATGCGAGTTCATCCAAAGGAATTATCGTCACGTCGTTAGATGATTCCTACTATAAAAAACGATACATAGGAGCAAGACGCGTGCTTGCGTATGCACAGGACGCGGGAAAATTTCAAGACGTTGAAAAAGATTTTTGGGCAAATCAAGAAATTGAAACGTTAGGTAAAAAAGAAATTGTGCTCGGATATGCAAAAAGCTACTTTAAGCCAGATGCAATGATGACGCGAGCAGAAGCGGCAGGACTAATTGCCACGTATTTCAATTTCGATATGAACAATCGAAAAGAAACGTTTACAGACGTGTCGAGCGATCATTGGGCCGTTGGTGCGATTAACGCGCTTGTCAAAGAAAATATCATCAGTAAAAACGATAAGCCATTCCAACCGGATGAACCGTTGACGCGTGAACAGCTTGCCATGTGGTTTGCAGAGGCATGGAAGTTAAAGCGTGGGGCGGATGTGCCGTTTACTGACGTCAAAGAAACGGATGCGGCGTACGATGCGATTGAAAAACTCGTTGCAACAGGTATTGCGAACGGATATGAAGACGGAACATTTCGTCCGAAAGAAACGGTCACACGTGCGGAGTTTGCGGTGTTTTTCTACCGTGCGATCAACGCAAAATAGCGAGGAAGGACAAGCCTTCCTCGCTATTTTTTATCGAGCGTCCGTTTTAAAAAGAGGGCAAACTGTCCGCGTGTCACGAAATCGTTCGGGCGATACGGATTGTTGATCGTAATGCCGTTGTAAAAAAGCGTATCGATCGCCTGATACGCCCAATGAGAAGCGGGCACATCAAAAAACGATGCATTTGTCGTCGGCTGTTCGTACACATCGGCATACACCCTCGTTAAAATGGTTGCCATTTGGGCACGGGTAATGTAGTCGTTCGGATATAGCTTCCCGTTATATCCGGTAAGCAATCCATACGCCTCAGCAATCGCCATCTCTTTATACCACGGATCCGTCGGTTTTACATCTTGCGCCTTGACGACATATCCTTCAGGGAGCGTCAACTGTAAATCACGAATAAGCATAAGGGCGGCATGACGGCGAAGGAGCCGTTCGTTCGGACGATACGTTCCGTCTGGGAATCCTGAGATCATCCCTCGTTCATACAACAGCCGCGCAGCTTCCTGCAGCTCCTCTCGGACGACGTCTGGAAAAAGCGGAGGAGTAGAAACAAGCGTATCGATCGCTCCATACGAGACACGCAACGTCGCTGAACCGCGATTAAATCCTTTCGTTGTTGGCTGAACGACACGAAATAATGCCGTATCGACAATCGTTGAGCGAAATAGCCAAGAAACTTGACTATTCAGCTTCGTCCCATCATATGCCGTTTCGTTTACCCCTTTTGGCACACTTCCGATATACACGGAAGCATAGCGCCCTTGTCCATCTTGCGCGTTTAAATATGCGGTTGTATCGGCATATGTGTAAAGCTTTAGCGAATACACGTTATTTTTTACCGTATAGTTTGTCAGCAGTAATGAAAGCGGAGGCATCGGTTCATACGTAGCGCCAAGTTGATTTTTCCAATACGTTTGTAGCGCTTGAAGCTCAAACGGCGTCGGAAGATGGGCGTTCATTTGCATATGCCCTTTTAGCGCATGCGGCGACCCGAATAGTTGCACATAGTCTTCAGCTAATATTTCCGGCATATACCATTCATATTCTCCACTCCCATCCGCATGGACGGTCGGGTAGCGAAACAACTCGCGCGCAGCGGCATACTGCGACTGCAGCCATTCGTTCGGACGGCGCTGTTCTTTATTTAATAAATAATAATAAGTGAAATGATGCCCGTACTCGTGCGCTAACGTCGTCGCCATCTCTTCCACCGTCGTCCATTCATTTCCTCCATACAAATGAATATATCGATTTGGAAGAAGAGACAGCTTCGGACTGACTTGATATTGCGCAAAATATTGTCCAAGCACGTTTTGTCCTGCGGGGTAATCAGGAAAAATTTTTACACTTCCTAACAAGGAAAGTTCGGCACCGTGTTTGTTTTTTAATAACTCTTGCTCAAGTTGGGCAAGCTTCGTTTCGTTCCAATATGTGCTGTAACTTTCAAACGTCACCCCACTCGTTCCTTTATAGCGCGCAATAAGCGGATAGTAATCTTCGTACGCTTGCGCTTTTGCTTTATTTGTTAAATCAACGACATGAGCATGAGCTGGATGTTGAAACAACAATAAAAAAAAGAACGTAAGCCATATGAATCGCATATGATTCACCTCGTTGTCTATGAATCTTATATTTATTTTAACACGATCGGCGACACGATGCGTCTGGAAAAAGAGAAAGGCTGCCTACATGTGCAGGCAACCTT from Anoxybacillus gonensis includes these protein-coding regions:
- a CDS encoding S-layer homology domain-containing protein; translated protein: MAYQPKSYRKFLAGTVSAAVVASAIAPVASAASFTDVAGSVHADDIATLVAKGYIKGYGDNTFKPNKSLTRGEAAIIFSRILKDAGVKAPEQGAGFPDVPASNAELAEAVAIVKAAGVMSGDEKGNFNPNATITREQMAKVVVEAFKLTKPANHTTKVTDLDKAGAWAREYIQTLEANGVTKNTEFMPKQSVTRGQFASFVVRAMNVGVTAAHITGVTVVDLNTLEVTFNGELKEVKKEDFAIQGVEIESVSIKAAAAAEAKTTVVVIKTKTALEEGKSYSVSYKGQTTDKTKVDVPVLKVEAVSAPSAKTLKITGTGLQFLKSEDVTVAGNKVLSVVPDTDGKAATVSLENKLAPNANTTVSVKIKGEKKDFTTKFEYKVTSVSIEPQTFDDDRAGQRVKFKVNGEDADVDYLKLAGYSVAFVAKKADGTAANGFFDGSSTNTSSTGVVAHPVTKGDYTVEVQVTRAGEALVTDTANIKVVNLDTEATEVNSVTFYNFGIDKTDDSSSAYNVSLSDDDYVMNSTTLVAGEKAKVYKVEATVAGEKVVVSSNAFEVKTSNPAVVSVSNGVLTAESAGTATITIKVGEVTKTFNFTVTNVARKLSKVTVDPASVSIVKGYQKTVTVKTLDQYGDPYRVNQVADLVEVVPIAGSNDIVTFTDFTTDTPNSIGKVSVSLTGNAAGSGTFYFKDKDGNVIGSFYVNVSAVDNTGSKKLEVISKAPASTDNTLDLQSDKTVTYQLSRYNTEGIYMDPIELQNYEIEVVDGTVAKAQFVDVNGSTTGSSTSATLNAKIVGTSGDYGFVITGLKAGTTDVLLKDTASGKVEKITITVVNNPIKINTVNFKTVPTVDYVGAKINYEDVLDVTYSNEDDIVNGITLSKSTLHKVRISEDTGTEGLLYLDVDGDASYTSGTDIGLGMLKLKLTADSTLVGTVPTDAVVGYTTVNGDKGKKGTLLFKVLTDVTGSDETTSIAATAVTVEVK
- a CDS encoding C40 family peptidase, with the protein product MRRFVSALLLFFLFPSFAYASDSYDRLVPLAKKYVGVPYQFGGSSEKGFDCSGFTRHVMSGLGVTLARTTAEQYKQGNAVKKEDLRVGDLVFFETYKKGPSHAGIYIGDNRFIHASSSKGIIVTSLDDSYYKKRYIGARRVLAYAQDAGKFQDVEKDFWANQEIETLGKKEIVLGYAKSYFKPDAMMTRAEAAGLIATYFNFDMNNRKETFTDVSSDHWAVGAINALVKENIISKNDKPFQPDEPLTREQLAMWFAEAWKLKRGADVPFTDVKETDAAYDAIEKLVATGIANGYEDGTFRPKETVTRAEFAVFFYRAINAK
- a CDS encoding transposase, whose protein sequence is MVCRGNRRDSLFKETNDFRAFLHILEQLHEKIPFELASYCLMTNHFHLQLRSQHESISKVITPSNSSVSFCLL
- a CDS encoding S-layer homology domain-containing protein; this encodes MRFIWLTFFFLLLFQHPAHAHVVDLTNKAKAQAYEDYYPLIARYKGTSGVTFESYSTYWNETKLAQLEQELLKNKHGAELSLLGSVKIFPDYPAGQNVLGQYFAQYQVSPKLSLLPNRYIHLYGGNEWTTVEEMATTLAHEYGHHFTYYYLLNKEQRRPNEWLQSQYAAARELFRYPTVHADGSGEYEWYMPEILAEDYVQLFGSPHALKGHMQMNAHLPTPFELQALQTYWKNQLGATYEPMPPLSLLLTNYTVKNNVYSLKLYTYADTTAYLNAQDGQGRYASVYIGSVPKGVNETAYDGTKLNSQVSWLFRSTIVDTALFRVVQPTTKGFNRGSATLRVSYGAIDTLVSTPPLFPDVVREELQEAARLLYERGMISGFPDGTYRPNERLLRRHAALMLIRDLQLTLPEGYVVKAQDVKPTDPWYKEMAIAEAYGLLTGYNGKLYPNDYITRAQMATILTRVYADVYEQPTTNASFFDVPASHWAYQAIDTLFYNGITINNPYRPNDFVTRGQFALFLKRTLDKK
- a CDS encoding putative holin-like toxin → MTTYEALSLIAQFSLVFIGMLTLTVTIVVYINKKK
- a CDS encoding PIN domain-containing protein, translating into MKIVDTNIILRYLLNDHDDLSAKAATIIENNKVLLLNEVVVEVVYVLEKVYKVKNDEICDTLLELFKYDNIDVDDIDILEEALILFVKRRMDFVDALLYAYNKVKGYQVYTFDKKLNSIIEE
- a CDS encoding Rpn family recombination-promoting nuclease/putative transposase, with protein sequence MAIDHDRLFKEMIMTFFEEFLLLFFPHVHEHIDFQHVAFLSEELFTDVTAGEKYRVDLLVETKLKGEDSLIIVHIENQSYVQPSFPERMFIYFSRLFEKYRKRMLPIAVFSYDSLRNEPSSFTLQFPFFDVLHFQFLTVELRKQNWRDYIRHDNPIAAALLSKMGYTENERVELKKQFLRMIVRMELDEAKQRLLIGFFETYVKLSDEEEQQLRNEVNEMETKEKEQVLELMISYEKKEKRNIAKRMLDKGYDVHTIHELTELPVEEIEELKERC